In the genome of Nakamurella alba, the window CACCACCTGCACGAGAAACTCTACGTGGACATCGCGGAGTCCGGAGTCGACTTCCTCGGCGAGAAGCCTTTCGGCATCGACCCGTTCGCCTCGGCGACCATCGGCGACGCCATCGCCGGCTCGTCGGCGTTCGTCCGCTGCTCCAGCGAGATGCCGTTCTACCCGGGCGCCCAGCAGGCGATCCGCTACCTGCAGCAGGGCAGTGCCGGCCGGATCATCGAGGCCGAGTTCGCCTTCCTGCACAGCTCCGACCTCAACCCGGACAAGCCGATCAACTGGAAGCGGCAGACCCAGTTCTGCGGCCAGATCGGGGTGATGGGCGACCTCGGGATGCACGTGACCCACGTGCCGCTGCGCCTGGGCTGGCGGCCGGAGACGGTCTTCGCCCAGCTGCAGGAGCTGGTCTCGGTGCGGCCGGACGGCAAGGGCGGCACGGTGCCCTGCGACACCATCGAGAACGCCACCCTGACCGGGCGGGTCGGCACCGGTACCGGCACCTTCCCGATCTCGCTGCAGACCAAGCGGGTCGCCCCCGGCGAGATGAACACCTGGCGGATGCGGGTGGTCGGGATGGACGGCGGGGTCGAGTTCTCCACCCGGTACCCGCAGTCGCTGCGGGTGATGACCGTCCGCGACGGCGCCCAGGTGTGGGAGGAGCGGATGGCCGGCAGCCAGTCGGCGCAGCCGACCATCACCGGCCCGATCTTCGAGTTCGGCTTCCCGGACGCGCTGCTGCAGATGTGGGCCGCCTATCTGGCCGAGCGCGCCGGCGAACTGGGCGACGCCTTCGGCTGCGCCACCCCGCAGGAGGCGCTGGCCAGTCACGAGCTGTTCGACGCCGCGCTGGTGTCCTCCGCCTCCGCCGCCGCGGCCCCGGTGGCCGCCGGCGTGCGGCGCCGGCACACCGCGGCGGACGTGAGCGGTGTGCTCGGGAGAGACTGATCCCATGAGCACCGCGACACTGCCGTCCCCGTCCCCCCGGTTGCTGGCGTCCCTGCACGCCGCCGGGGGGACGGTGCGGGACCGCCCGCTCGACCGGCTGGCGATGGCGCACGACGCCTCGCACTTCCTGCTGGTCCCGCAGGCGGTCGCCACCCCGGCCGACCCTGCCGAGGTGGGCCGGCTGTTCGCCGCCTCCGCCGCGGCCGGGGTGCCGCTGACCTTCCGGTCCGGTGGCACCTCGCTGTCCGGCCAGGCGGTCACCGACGGGGTGCTGGTCGACACCCGGCGGAACTTCCGCGGCATCGAGGTGCTGGACGGCGGCCGGCGGGTGCGGGTGCAGCCGGGCGCGACGATCCGACAGGTCAACACCCGGCTGGCCCGGCTCGGCTTCAAGCTCGGCCCCGACCCGGCGAGCGAGAACTCCTGCACGCTGGGTGGTGTGCTGGCGAACAACTCGTCCGGCATGGCCTGCGGTACGGTGGACAACGCCTACCGCACGCTGGAGTCGATGGTCGTGGTGCTGCCCTCCGGCACGGTGGTCGACACCGCGGCCGCCGACGCCGACGACCGGCTGCGCGCGCTGGAACCCGATCTCTGGCAGGGGCTGTCGCTGCTGCGCAACCGGATCCGCGGCAATCCGGCATCGGTCCGCCGGATCACCGAGCAGTTCGCCATGAAGAACACCATGGGGTACGGGCTGAACTCGTTCCTGGACCACAGCTCGCCCGCGGACA includes:
- a CDS encoding Gfo/Idh/MocA family protein translates to MTARQQVRIGVIGAGLMGKELAGVVGRWSALQQSPVDPVLTAVCDVNAPALDWFRRVGSVQTFTTEYRELLDGSVDVLYVAVPHHLHEKLYVDIAESGVDFLGEKPFGIDPFASATIGDAIAGSSAFVRCSSEMPFYPGAQQAIRYLQQGSAGRIIEAEFAFLHSSDLNPDKPINWKRQTQFCGQIGVMGDLGMHVTHVPLRLGWRPETVFAQLQELVSVRPDGKGGTVPCDTIENATLTGRVGTGTGTFPISLQTKRVAPGEMNTWRMRVVGMDGGVEFSTRYPQSLRVMTVRDGAQVWEERMAGSQSAQPTITGPIFEFGFPDALLQMWAAYLAERAGELGDAFGCATPQEALASHELFDAALVSSASAAAAPVAAGVRRRHTAADVSGVLGRD